The genome window CAAGATAAATATTCGGAGATCTCTACTATTTTACTATGCAAGTCAATGTTTGATCAGCTATCCATCGCTTTACATAGGTGACCAAATATCTTCATGTTAAAATCTAAAGTTGCCACATTGGACAACATGAAACCAGAGATATGAGCTCAAAGCAACCAATGAAATTATACCTTATCCTAATCTCTTATCTTCCCTGAACCTAAGCCACCTATTAATTCCTCTACTTGTACAACTACTATTACTACTACATCCTGGACACCGGATAGATTGCACAAATCAATGGCAGCCTCACTCCAAGCAGCTGCAACTTTCATGCAACACAGCAGGGTGGGAGGTATCCAAACCCGACCTACCCTACAACTGAGGTCTTCTCCTAGCCTTTGCAAGGCTTTCGGCGTAGAATCCACCGGAGCTAGGGTGACATGCTCCCTGCAATCTGATCTTAAGAGCTTGGCTCACAAGTGTGCTGACGCAGCCAAAGTTGCCGCCTTTGCCCTTGCCACTTCTGCGCTTGTAGTTTCTGTATGTGATTAGACACAAAGTTTTGCTATAACAACAAACTGTTATGTAGATGTTCCCCGGAGTTGATCATGAATGACAGGCGCAGATTGTTCatgcatttttttttcctgcatttcataacaaaaatttattagaatCATGCTCACAATATTACTACTGCTATTTGTACCAAAAGAAACTGATTATTTGGATTTTACAGGGTGCGGGTGCTGAAGGTGTTCCAAAGAGGCTAACTTATGATGAAATTCAAAGCAAGACATATATGGAAGTGAAGGGAACTGGAACTGCTAACCAGTGCCCAACCATTGAAGGTGGATCTGAAAGCTTCACTTTCAAGGCTGGCAAATACAATGCCAAGAAGTTCTGTCTAGAACCTACATCATTTACTGTGAAAGCTGAGAGTGTAGGAAAGAACGGCCCACCTGAATTCCAGAAGACCAAACTTATGACCCGCTTGACCTATACACTAGATGAAATTGAGGGACCCTTTGAGGTTGCATCAGATGGAAGCGTTAAGTTTGAGGAGAAAGATGGAATTGATTATGCTGCTGTTACAGTTCAGCTTCCTGGCGGAGAGCGTGTGCCCTTCCTCTTCACAATTAAGCAGCTAGTAGCATCTGGAAAACCAGATAGCTTTTCGGGAGATTTTCTTGTGCCATCTTACAGGGGTTCATCCTTTCTTGACCCAAAAGGCCGAGGTGGTTCCACTGGTTACGATAACGCAGTTGCATTACCTGCTGGAGGAAGAGGAGATGAAGAGGAGCTTGCTAAGGAGAATACAAAGAATACAGCATCTTCAACTGGGAAGATTACCTTTAGTGTTACCAACAGCAAGCCAGAGACTGGGGAGGTGATTGGAGTGTTTGAGAGCATTCAACCATCTGATACTGATTTGGGAGCTAAGGTTCCCAAGGATGTGAAAATCCAAGGTGTATGGTATGCTCAACTTGATTAGTAGGGTAGAATCAACTGTAATTTGTTTCTTGGTTAAGATTTTGTTGTGCTATAATCTTGTTGATGAAGTCTCGACTGACCCTGTAAGGCGTAAGCTTTGAGACTATTATCTTGATTGTATATTATGATAATCGGATAAGAACTTCAAAATCCTTTAAATTTCAAGTATCAAGACCTTGTAATAAATAAGCTTAACAAGCTTGAATGTAATAAACTAGGCATCAAATTCGAAGATCCTATCTGCATTATAATTATGCAGGCATTATCTACCAAACAATAAAGAAACCTTGTAAGTTTTGCATAAGTAGAAAAATACCTTACAAGTTTGAAAGTTCCAGCAGAGATTACTATTGCCAATTAAGATATGAAACAAATGCACACTTGCCACTTTACTCCAATATAGGAATCTTTAAGCTTCCAACCCTCGCATTGTAAGTATCAAACTACGGATCATGACTGTAGCATTAGCACCTTCAATAAGGCGAGATCTACTCCCGAGTATATATCACCGTGCACTTTGGTGGTAAACAATATGACTTCCAATTTCTTCTTAAGACTATAGTGATTTGTGATATTCCGTAATATACCCTATTTGAAGGATCTTAAATCTCAAAAAGTTTTCATGTATGTAGTCCTTTGAGCCATTGACACCACACTATGTGTCATAGCCTGATAAACAAGACAAACATCAGCCGGTTTCCTCTCTCAGGACATTCTCGGAAATGTTTTGAAAGATGATGCAAGCAGCACTCCAGGTATACTTTGCACGGCTGCTCTCCAGTTCCAAAAAATGGTCACAGTATACAAAGAATAGAATTACGTTAAGGATACAGTCATTATTCCATCAAAGGAAATGTTTTGTTGAGTTGACTGCTCTTTAATCTGTATGCACCTGTTGCATGGCATTTAAAAAGGGAATGTTAGAGCCAGGGTGTCGAACTAGTTTCTTTCATCCCACCTGTCATAACCTGAGGTGTCTCCGAAAGTATCAAAAGTATGCAGACTTTTCCATTCCTTGCAAATCACAACCCCCTTAAAAAGAGTACTCTAATCATGCCTTATTAAAGTCGATCTTACCAAAAGTCTTTGCAGGAACAAGTTCCATCTTTAAAATGATGAAACCTTAAAGAATCTCTCACAACAATTTGTACACCGACAATCTTTGCAATAAATTTAATAGCATTATGGCAATCGCCACATATTCGCAAGTTCTTAAATACCCTAACTGACGACTCCCCGTTCAAATTGAGTATTGCATAAGCAACAGCAAGTCTCTCACAGTGATTGCACAAACTATCCTCCTTTTCCTCTTGATCTAGATCCTGTAGAACAAATTCAGTGTCAGGCAGATACCCCGCTAACTTCATCTTTTGACCCATATCATCTAAAAACCTATAGATTTCAGCACTGTCGTAGTTGCTGATATCACCAACAACAAAGTTATGCACTTTGTTTTTCACCTGAACCCAACTACAACCTGGCACTTTCTTGACACCTTTGTCTCTCATAGATTTCCTGACCTCAGCGGCCTCTCTCCAAAGCTTTGCAGCAACAAAGATATTCGATAataacacaaaatttccaggGTTGTCAGGTTCGATCTCAAAAAGTCTTTTCGCTGCAATTTGTCCCAGATCTACATTCTTATATATTCGGCATGCACCAAGCAAGGCTCCCCAAGCAGCAGCACTTGGTTCTATTGGCATTTCTTGGATGAAACGATATGCCTCTTCAAGCCGACCACCTCGACTTAGAACATCAACCATGCAGGAATAGTGTTCAGAATCAGGTTCGATGTCGTGATCAATTTTCATTGAATAGAAAGTCGAGATTCCCTCATCTACAAGCCGTGAGTGGCTGCATCCACAAAGAACAGCAGTAAAAGTAACAGAATTAGTTTGTATACCTAACTTCACCATTTTATGGAACAACAACAAGGCTTCCTCCCCATTTCCATGCATCGAATTGGCCATTATAATTGTGTTCCAGGCAATCGTATCCTTTACTGGCATCATTTGGAAAACTCTACATGAACGTTGCAATTCACCACACTTCGCATACATATATACTAGAGCAGTTGTTGCTGTTATGTCATCAAGGAACCAGTGCCTAAACATAAACCCATGGATCTCCTTTCCACTCCTTAAGCTTTCTAAATGAGTACAAGCAGGTAGCACGCTAGTAATTGTAATATGATTCGGCTTCAATCCTGATTTTTGCATTTGAATAGCTATCTCAAGTGCTTGCTCTGTTCTCCCATTTTGGACGCATCCACCAATTATAGCATTCCAGGAAGCATAATTCAGTCTGATTCCTTCGTTTCTCATTCGACTAAACGTAGTAAAGGCCTTATCAAATTCTCCATTTCCAAAGTAAGCTGTTAAGATCACATTCCATGATACAATATCCCTCCGACTCATATTCTCAAACACCAATCGCGCTTTATCAATACATAAACAACTAGCATACATGTCCACAAGCGCACTACTCACAAAAACATTctcctccattccattcttcATCACATATCCATGAACCTCTCTTCCAGCATTCAGATCCTTCAACCTCGAACAAACAGGAAGGACAGAAGACACCGAAACACTATTAGCTCTCACACCATCCGAACCCATCTCCCGAAATACCCGGAAACCTTCCCTCAACATTCCACAATTAAAATAACAAGAACACAACGAAGTCCAAGAAATCACATCTCTAACCTGCAAAGAGCTAAAAACATCCTTAGCACCATCAATGTACCTACATTTCCCAAACATATCAATCAAAGCATTCCCAAGAAACAAATCACCGTGAAAACCAAACCGCTTAACGTCATTACCAATCTCTTTAGCTTTAGTAACCTCACTTAAAGAAGCACAAGCCTTGACAACAGACAAAAGTGCCAACTTATCAGGCTGAATATCTCTCGCCCTCAGCTCAGAATACAAGTTCAAAGCTTCCTTAGCATGACCCTGTTTTGTATAAGCATTAATCAGGACAGTACATGAATGTATATCTGGTTGGAGAATTTTATCAAACAGCTGGCGGGCACGTAGTAAGTCACCtgagtttaaatatattttgatgaatttGAGACTTAAATGGGGTGGAAGATTGGTTGGCAACTTTGAAAGCACGCTCATCGAATtcatatgaagctacaacactgcaaacaaaaccaaaaaaactcaaataatgTGCTTAactgatttcaatttcaagGTGACCATTTGAAAgatatgtttggaaaaaaacaCCCCCAGGAGTCAGGAGATACCTTGATGTGTAAGTTAGAATTTAGGATATTTGGTACTCCGTCCCAAGAATTTTCTTATTTAAGTTTTTACAAGTCCAAGTGTCCAATAGTGTCCTAGCAAatgccttataaatataataaaatataatgtcttagtgatttaggacatcatctcaatatatcaactccaacaacatgcccCATTATTGTGtcttatcattaaaataataatatatatttgaattgttaTTGGAAAGAAATGAAAAGGAGGGAGGAGAGAGATGTAGTGGAATGgtaaaaactactttttttattgATAGGGCATGCATAgtagtgcctcaaaaataagtcACTTGTTacatgtcctagtgttttaagagcaagtccaacactatgctaaggggttccctaaaaatattataaaataatatgtcttagtgatttagcacaaaatttagcacatgagctccaatagtactccctatattcattccctattattataataatattaaatttaaacaactttggtgtggaagagagagggaaatgatgtggagaagagagagaaatgaatattttaatgataaaaatagtttaggagtggctagcatattctaaaaatagggaaggggaagcttgtgctagtgatttagcacatcactagcatagtgttggagtgcaattttatcccatattccttatttttggatttaagacttgatttagcacacctattggacttgctctaagacaACACTAGGACATTGATGTAGCATTGATTTGCTTCACatgccttaaattttgatttaggacatcaatatagggcactcttggacttgctcttaagcCCGGCCGAAATTAAAATCTGGGTtgtcttttttttgaaatgaaaatcTGGATTTTAAACCTGGATTTTTATGTTCGTATAAGTCAGAAATCagtctaaaatttaaaataaaacttaaaatcagaaattagtttttgagtcattaattttatttttttaaaaaaattaataaaattatttataaatcataattactcataaatcatttttatttttactattatatttttaataactcataaattatgaataagtcaaaattatttaaacatacATTTTGAACGCCAAATTTATCATATCAAATCACTTTTGAGTAATAAGTTACAATTTAAACTCAACCAAACAGCCTCCATATCTATAACAATGTTCACATggtttaataatttgaattgtatAGATTATTCattagaaatataatttagttatgatttttgtatttatacTATAATGTATGTGctataaataaatagatatgtGACTGTTATATTggaacaaaattatttaaatatatatataaaaaagtaaaataaataaactccTTTTGCAAGTAGttgtgtattatatataatagtattaaatttagataaaaaatttaCCAAAACAAACCATCCTAAATAAAAACAAGATATGGTGTTGGAAACCATCCACTAGCTATGACATTTGGGTATATGTGTTGGCCGAACAAACGTCATACCAGTGCTAGAGTGGCCACAGTAGTACTAGAGTGGCCTATCCTGGAACACAACTTAAATCATTTGACACTTGCTAGAGACATAGACTTAAACATGTTGTTATGTGTTTGTATTTCTTTTATACCAAACATATCTTGAtagttaaaagaataattaacaTTATTATACATCGGGCCTTGGCTAAATACTGTAATGTGTCTATAGAATAGTgttattttattagaaaaattagctaatcaattaaaattgttATCAATAATTTGTTATATGGGTTGACTAATGATTCCATTATAATTATAtcactaattatttatttacaaattttaatatgaaatgAGAGCGGTATGTCACAATCTAATCAAACCAGAATAAT of Daucus carota subsp. sativus chromosome 3, DH1 v3.0, whole genome shotgun sequence contains these proteins:
- the LOC108214298 gene encoding oxygen-evolving enhancer protein 1, chloroplastic — its product is MAASLQAAATFMQHSRVGGIQTRPTLQLRSSPSLCKAFGVESTGARVTCSLQSDLKSLAHKCADAAKVAAFALATSALVVSGAGAEGVPKRLTYDEIQSKTYMEVKGTGTANQCPTIEGGSESFTFKAGKYNAKKFCLEPTSFTVKAESVGKNGPPEFQKTKLMTRLTYTLDEIEGPFEVASDGSVKFEEKDGIDYAAVTVQLPGGERVPFLFTIKQLVASGKPDSFSGDFLVPSYRGSSFLDPKGRGGSTGYDNAVALPAGGRGDEEELAKENTKNTASSTGKITFSVTNSKPETGEVIGVFESIQPSDTDLGAKVPKDVKIQGVWYAQLD
- the LOC108214297 gene encoding pentatricopeptide repeat-containing protein At1g20230 isoform X1, producing the protein MNSMSVLSKLPTNLPPHLSLKFIKIYLNSGDLLRARQLFDKILQPDIHSCTVLINAYTKQGHAKEALNLYSELRARDIQPDKLALLSVVKACASLSEVTKAKEIGNDVKRFGFHGDLFLGNALIDMFGKCRYIDGAKDVFSSLQVRDVISWTSLCSCYFNCGMLREGFRVFREMGSDGVRANSVSVSSVLPVCSRLKDLNAGREVHGYVMKNGMEENVFVSSALVDMYASCLCIDKARLVFENMSRRDIVSWNVILTAYFGNGEFDKAFTTFSRMRNEGIRLNYASWNAIIGGCVQNGRTEQALEIAIQMQKSGLKPNHITITSVLPACTHLESLRSGKEIHGFMFRHWFLDDITATTALVYMYAKCGELQRSCRVFQMMPVKDTIAWNTIIMANSMHGNGEEALLLFHKMVKLGIQTNSVTFTAVLCGCSHSRLVDEGISTFYSMKIDHDIEPDSEHYSCMVDVLSRGGRLEEAYRFIQEMPIEPSAAAWGALLGACRIYKNVDLGQIAAKRLFEIEPDNPGNFVLLSNIFVAAKLWREAAEVRKSMRDKGVKKVPGCSWVQVKNKVHNFVVGDISNYDSAEIYRFLDDMGQKMKLAGYLPDTEFVLQDLDQEEKEDSLCNHCERLAVAYAILNLNGESSVRVFKNLRICGDCHNAIKFIAKIVGVQIVVRDSLRFHHFKDGTCSCKDFW
- the LOC108214297 gene encoding pentatricopeptide repeat-containing protein At1g20230 isoform X2, translated to MFGKCRYIDGAKDVFSSLQVRDVISWTSLCSCYFNCGMLREGFRVFREMGSDGVRANSVSVSSVLPVCSRLKDLNAGREVHGYVMKNGMEENVFVSSALVDMYASCLCIDKARLVFENMSRRDIVSWNVILTAYFGNGEFDKAFTTFSRMRNEGIRLNYASWNAIIGGCVQNGRTEQALEIAIQMQKSGLKPNHITITSVLPACTHLESLRSGKEIHGFMFRHWFLDDITATTALVYMYAKCGELQRSCRVFQMMPVKDTIAWNTIIMANSMHGNGEEALLLFHKMVKLGIQTNSVTFTAVLCGCSHSRLVDEGISTFYSMKIDHDIEPDSEHYSCMVDVLSRGGRLEEAYRFIQEMPIEPSAAAWGALLGACRIYKNVDLGQIAAKRLFEIEPDNPGNFVLLSNIFVAAKLWREAAEVRKSMRDKGVKKVPGCSWVQVKNKVHNFVVGDISNYDSAEIYRFLDDMGQKMKLAGYLPDTEFVLQDLDQEEKEDSLCNHCERLAVAYAILNLNGESSVRVFKNLRICGDCHNAIKFIAKIVGVQIVVRDSLRFHHFKDGTCSCKDFW